Genomic DNA from Alphaproteobacteria bacterium PA2:
CAAGGCCAAGGCCACGGCAGAACTCAATAAGCGCCAGGCTGCTGAAGATGAGCGTCTGGCCGGGGAACTCGCCCAGGCTGAGGACCGTATTCGGGGTCTTCGCGACGCCGCCATGGCCAATGTCAGCGGGATCGCCGTGGAAACCGCGCAGGCTATTGTCGAGCGCCTGACCGGATCCAAGGTCTCGGCCGCCGACATCAAGGCCGCCGGCCAGGGAGCTGTCTGATGCCTGAATTCCTTAATCCCGCAGACGCGGAATTCTGGGTCGGCGTCGGCCTGCTCATTTTCCTTGGCATCGTGATCTTCGTGGCCAAGGCCCCCAAGGCCATAGCCGCAACCCTCGACGCCCGGACCGCCTCCATTCAGTCAGACCTGGATGAAGCCGCCCGGATCCGGGCTGAAGCCGAACGCCTTCTCGCCTCCCTGCAGGCAGAGCGCGCCGAGGCTGAGCGTCAGGCAAAGGACATGCTGGCCGCCGCCCGCGAACAGGTCCGGGTCTTCGAAGCCGAGGCCAAGGCCAAGCTCGAGGAAAGTCTCGCACGGCGTCAGCTTCTTGCGGAACGCAAGATCGCCAATGCCGAGGCGCAGGCTCAGACCGAGGTCAAGGCGGCTGCGGCTGACCTTGCAGCCCAGATGGCGGAACAGGTTCTTGTGGCCCGTCTCGCCGGTTCGAAGAGTGACCCCCTGATCGACATCGCCATCGGTCAGATGAGCAGCAAGCTTCAATAGACGTCCGGCGAAGCGCGGAGTTCAAGGGCCCGAAAGGGCCCTTTTTCTTATCTGGACCTGCGTCGCTTGAGCTTGCGTCGCCACAGGACCGCGCGCCGCCACCTGGGCGGCAGGAGCAGGCGCTCCAGCCGGAGGAATTGCTCCCAGAAGAACAGGATGACTTCCGGATCCCGCCTCAGCAGGCGGCGAAGCGGGCGGGCGATTTTGGGGTGGGACTGCTGGAAACGGACAAACTGTCGCCGCGCCTTGAAGGAGTTGCGCAGGATCAGCATCAGGCCAACCACCATGACCGGCACCCCAAGGGGGCCAGGCAATGGGGCGATGACAAGCCCGATTATGACGACCACGACCCCGAGCAGGGTCAGCACAATCCTGGCCGCCCGCCCGGCATAGGCCAGGACAAGAGCGTCTGCCGCCCGGTGAACGCGCTTGTTCTCCAATGGACCTTCAGAAATTCAAAGAGAAAGCAGGGTGCTTGGGGGTCTGGCTGAGGATATGTGTCGCCGACGGATCAATTGTAAGGCGCAGACGAAAATATCGGACAGCCGTCTGTGGACTATTCAGCCGGAAGGATGCCAGGCGCAAAACCGGGTGTGCTCGGCCCGGCGGGCTTGCGGCTATGGCGACGGAAAGCCCGACGCGCCTTGACCAGAATCCGGTGCTTCCGGTTGGGAATGATGCGTTCGACCCTGAGGAACTGCTGCCAGATCACCAGCACGACCTCTGGTTCCCGGCGCATGAGGCGGCGCAGGGGAAAGATCATCTTGGGGTGAGCCCGCTGCATGCGGACAAACCGGCGACGGGCCTTGAAGGAATTGCGCAGCACAACCATCAAGCCGACCACCAGGATCGGCAGGCCCAGGTGCCCGGGAAGGGGAGCCGTCACAAGTCCCACAGCCATGATCACCAGACCCAGAGCCACGAGGAGGAAGCGCCCAACGCGACCGGCAAGGTCGCGGGCGGCTTCATCCGAGGCGCGCGTCAAGCGCAGGGTGGGCGTCAAAATAGACACGGCATGCTTCCTGGGGTCCGTGGTCCGCGGCGACTTGGGGAGGTGCGCCGGTGATCACGTTAGGTGGATATGAGCATGTAACATTGAATCGTAAAGGCAGGGTTCTCGTTAAATTTCCGCAAGGTGCGCTATTCCGCCGCAAGGGGCGTTTGGGACACAGGCTTCCAGGTCAGCTTGGGCTTACGGGCCGCCTGGGTTTCATCCAGACGCCTGAGAGGCGCCAGATAAGGTGCGCCGGTAAACCGGTTCACATCCCCCGCCTTGGCGGCATTGGCCAAGGCGATCAGGGCGTCACAGAAGCGGTCCAGCTCCTGCTTTGATTCCGTTTCCGTAGGCTCGATCAGCATGGCGCCGTGTACGACCAGGGGGAAGTACATGGTCATGGGATGGAAGCCCTCGTCGATCATGGCCTTGGCGAAGTCGAGGGTCGTGACCCCGGTTCCTTCCAGCCAGTGGTCGTCAAACAGGGCCTCATGCATGCAGGGCCCGTCCGGGAAGGCGGGAGTCATCACTCCGGAGAGCCGTGCCTTGATGTAGTTGGCGTTCAGGACAGCGTCCTCAGCCACCTGACGCAGACCGTCCGCCCCATGGCTGAGCATGTAGGCATAGGCCCGCACGAACATGCCCATCTGACCCTGGAAGGCGACCATCCGGCCAAAGCCCTGGGCAGCCTCCCCTTCAGGGCTTTCGATCAGATCAAAGCCCTTGGGGCCCGAGACCACCCATGGAGCCGGGGCGAAGGGCGCCAGGGCTTCGGACAGGACCACGGGACCCGCGCCCGGCCCACCGCCACCATGGGGCGTCGAGAAGGTCTTGTGCAGGTTGATGTGCATGGCGTCGACGCCGAGGTCGCCGGGACGCACCCGACCGACGATGGCGTTGAAGTTGGCGCCGTCACAATAGAAGTAGGCCCCCGCCGCATGGGTCAGCCGGGCGATCTCGATAATGTCCCGCTCGAACAGGCCGCAGGTATTTGGATTGGTGACCATGATGGCGGCCACATCGCTGGAGAGCTTGGCTTCCAGATCAGCCAGATCGACCCGGCCGTCATCGGTCTGGGCGATCTCGGTGACGGAATAGCCCACAAACGCCGCCGTCGCCGGATTGGTGCCGTGAGCCGAGGTCGGCACCAGGACGGTCCGCCGGTGGCCCTGGCCCTTGGCCTCATGGGCGGCCTTGATGCACAGCAGGCCGCAGAGTTCGCCGTGGGCGCCAGCCTTGGGTGACATGGCGACTGCAGGCATGGCGGTCATGGTCTTCAGCCAATGAGCCAGTCGGTCCATCAGCGCCAGGGCGCCCTGGGAGGCCGAGACCGGCGTAAGGGGATGCAGGTCGCCAAACCCGGCCAGCCGCGCCATTTTCTCATTGAGCCGCGGATTGTGCTTCATGGTGCACGATCCCAGGGGATAGAGGGCCAGATCGATGGCGTGGTTCTTCTGGCTGAGGCGCACATAGTGCCGCATGGTTTCCGGCTCGGAGAGCCCGGGAATGCCGATCGGCGTCTTGCGGACCAGATCGCCAAGGTCAGAGGCATCTAGGGCCGGCGCTTCCAGATCGACGCCGGACTTGTCCCATCCGCCCAGTTCGAAGATCAGGGCTTCATCCTGCAGCAGGCCACGGGCCCCGGTCAGGGAGCCGCCAACACCTGCGGCCTGGCCCTCAGGACGCGTCGGGCGTCCAACACTGTTCATGGTCATTGGCCGAACCTCCCCTTCATAGCTGCAATCAGGGCGGCGATGTCGGCCTCCGTTGTGGTTTCCGTGGCGGCGACCAGCAGGACGTCATCCAGACCCGCCTCAGGCGCCAGCCGCGAATAAGGCGCGCCAGCTATGATCCCCTGCCCCACCAGATCCTCGACCACGGCCGCAGCATCCTGAGGCAGGCGCACGGCAAATTCGTTGAAGAAGCGCGGGGTCAGGATCTCGACGCCGGGAATGGCGGCCAGGGCGTCGCGCAATTGCCGCGCCCGGCTGTGGTTCAGCGCCGCCAGATCCCTCAGCCCCCGCTCGCCCAGCAGGGAGAGGTGGATGGTGAAGGCCAGGGCGCAGAGGCCGGAATTGGTGCAGATGTTGGAGGTCGCCTTATCGCGGCGGATATGCTGTTCCCGGGTCGACAGGGTCAGGACAAAGCCCCGGCGACCTTCGGCGTCCAGGGTTTCTCCGCAAAGCCGGCCAGGCATCTGGCGGACGTATTTTTCCTTGCAGGCGAAGAGGCCAACATAGGGCCCGCCATAGCTGAGGCCGACGCCTATGGACTGGCCCTCGGCCACGGCGATATCGGCGCCCATTTCGCCTGGGGATTTCAGCAGGCCGAAGGACACCGCTTCGGTCGTCACAACAATCAGGAGGGCCCCGGCGGCGTGGGCCGCCTCGGCGATCCGGGTGACATCCGTGACCGTGCCAAAGGCGTTGGGGGTCTGGACCACGACACAGGCCGTGTCGCTGTCAATTTCGGCGACCACGGCGGCCTCGGCGTCGATTGCGGCGGCTAGACGGTTGATCTCCATGCCCTCGGCGTGGGCGATGGTCTGGGTC
This window encodes:
- a CDS encoding ATP F0F1 synthase subunit B (Produces ATP from ADP in the presence of a proton gradient across the membrane. Subunit B is part of the membrane proton channel.), with amino-acid sequence MPEFLNPADAEFWVGVGLLIFLGIVIFVAKAPKAIAATLDARTASIQSDLDEAARIRAEAERLLASLQAERAEAERQAKDMLAAAREQVRVFEAEAKAKLEESLARRQLLAERKIANAEAQAQTEVKAAAADLAAQMAEQVLVARLAGSKSDPLIDIAIGQMSSKLQ
- a CDS encoding glycine dehydrogenase (aminomethyl-transferring) (acts in conjunction with GvcH to form H-protein-S-aminomethyldihydrolipoyllysine from glycine; forms a heterodimer with subunit 1 to form the P protein); its protein translation is MTMNSVGRPTRPEGQAAGVGGSLTGARGLLQDEALIFELGGWDKSGVDLEAPALDASDLGDLVRKTPIGIPGLSEPETMRHYVRLSQKNHAIDLALYPLGSCTMKHNPRLNEKMARLAGFGDLHPLTPVSASQGALALMDRLAHWLKTMTAMPAVAMSPKAGAHGELCGLLCIKAAHEAKGQGHRRTVLVPTSAHGTNPATAAFVGYSVTEIAQTDDGRVDLADLEAKLSSDVAAIMVTNPNTCGLFERDIIEIARLTHAAGAYFYCDGANFNAIVGRVRPGDLGVDAMHINLHKTFSTPHGGGGPGAGPVVLSEALAPFAPAPWVVSGPKGFDLIESPEGEAAQGFGRMVAFQGQMGMFVRAYAYMLSHGADGLRQVAEDAVLNANYIKARLSGVMTPAFPDGPCMHEALFDDHWLEGTGVTTLDFAKAMIDEGFHPMTMYFPLVVHGAMLIEPTETESKQELDRFCDALIALANAAKAGDVNRFTGAPYLAPLRRLDETQAARKPKLTWKPVSQTPLAAE
- a CDS encoding glycine dehydrogenase (aminomethyl-transferring), whose product is MRYLPLTPADRTDMLSVIGAKSIDDLFVDVPGVARKAELFDLPLHAGEMEVERELAALAALNRPAGAGPFFCGAGAYKHHIPATVDHVIQRSEFLTSYTPYQPEIAQGTLQVLFEFQTQVAALTGLEVANASMYDGSTACAEAVMMAQRVTRRNKAVLSGGLHPHYSAVTQTIAHAEGMEINRLAAAIDAEAAVVAEIDSDTACVVVQTPNAFGTVTDVTRIAEAAHAAGALLIVVTTEAVSFGLLKSPGEMGADIAVAEGQSIGVGLSYGGPYVGLFACKEKYVRQMPGRLCGETLDAEGRRGFVLTLSTREQHIRRDKATSNICTNSGLCALAFTIHLSLLGERGLRDLAALNHSRARQLRDALAAIPGVEILTPRFFNEFAVRLPQDAAAVVEDLVGQGIIAGAPYSRLAPEAGLDDVLLVAATETTTEADIAALIAAMKGRFGQ